One region of Cucurbita pepo subsp. pepo cultivar mu-cu-16 chromosome LG03, ASM280686v2, whole genome shotgun sequence genomic DNA includes:
- the LOC111790050 gene encoding polygalacturonate 4-alpha-galacturonosyltransferase-like isoform X2, which yields MALKKGSVSGFAKHEDEGGNGGIGGYRLVLAVLVALSVLASMPFVVVSGFHSIGEGVISSSPSKGVIDDIPVSTNNTATIGVNSSVNNNFTLSLSLVGNSSVDAISMLSQTTVVSRGTLQVEEDTSLGAARRIAREERNENQLLELDLDPPNEDTIVKLENANMQASELVDSSITGKYSKWKKENKNKNQDSTIRLMRDQIIMARIYLSISEKKRKLDLVQELQICLKRSRGVLGEANIDAELHYSAPKKIKAMADVLSKARDQLFDCKLVTRKLRAMLLTEEEKVRRLKRQNTFLIQLGVKGIPGGIRCLSLRLTIDYYLLPPERRNFPRSENLEDPRFHHYALSTDNVLAAAVVVNSTVMNAKDSSKHVFHLVTDSLNFGALKMWFLLNPPEEATIHVENLDELKWLNSSYCPVLRQLNSAAMREYYFKAGHSTTRSSSASNLKYRNPKYLSMLNHLRFYLPQIFPELDKILFLDDDIVVQKDLTGLWLVDLEGKVNGAVETCVENFHRFDKYLNFSNSFIAREFDPNACGWAYGMNIFDLKEWKKRNLTGVYHTWQNLNEDRLLWKLGTLPPGLMTFYGLTYSLNKSWHVLGLGYNPSINPSEIENAAVIHYNGNMKPWMEMAMTKYRPYWTKYIDYDHPYLRQCNFVK from the exons ATGGCGCTGAAGAAAGGATCGGTGTCTGGTTTTGCTAAGCACGAGGATGAAGGAGGTAATGGTGGTATCGGAGGATATAGGTTAGTTTTGGCTGTTCTCGTCGCTCTTTCTGTTCTTGCGTCCATGCCTTTTGTCGTCGTCAGCGGCTTCCACAGTATTG GTGAAGGGGTTATTTCAAGTAGTCCAAGCAAAGGG GTAATTGATGATATTCCAGTCAGCACAAACAATACGGCAACTATTGGTGTTAATTCTTCGGTGAACAATAATTTTACCTTATCTTTGAGTTTGGTTGGGAACTCCTCAGTTGATGCGATTTCCATG CTAAGCCAAACGACTGTAGTTTCGAGAGGAACCCTCCAGGTCGAAGAGGACACTTCTTTGGGTG CAGCCAGAAGG ATAGcaagagaagaacgaaacgaAAATCAATTGCTGGAGTTGGACTTGGATCCGCCGAATGAAGATACCATTGTAAAACTTGAGAATGCAAATATGCAGGCCTCTGAACTAGTTGACTCCTCAATCACTGGAAAATACAGtaaatggaagaaagaaaacaagaacaagaatcaagATTCTACTATACGTCTAATGCGAGACCAGATTATTATGGCAAGAATATATTTGAGCATttcggaaaagaaaaggaaacttGATTTGGTTCAAGAGCTCCAAATTTGTCTTAAAAGGAGTCGTGGTGTACTAGGAGAGGCAAATATTGATGCTGAGTTGCATTACAG TGCgcccaagaaaataaaagctaTGGCTGATGTTCTTTCAAAGGCGAGAGATCAACTGTTTGATTGCAAGTTGGTGACCAGGAAGCTGAGAGCAATGCTTCTaactgaagaagaaaaggttaGAAGGTTGAAAAGGCAAAATACATTTCTCATTCAATTGGGAGTTAAGGGTATTCCAGGTGGTATTCGCTGCCTGTCCTTGCGCCTCACCATCGATTACTACCTTCTTCCTCCGGAGAGGAGAAATTTCCCTAGAAGTGAAAATTTGGAAGATCCAAGATTCCACCATTATGCTCTCTCCACTGACAACGTCTTGGCTGCCGCAGTAGTTGTGAACTCAACCGTAATGAATGCTAAG GATTCTTCAAAACATGTATTCCACCTGGTAACTGATAGTCTCAATTTTGGAGCATTGAAAATGTGGTTTCTCTTAAATCCTCCTGAAGAGGCTACGATCCACGTTGAAAATTTAGATGAACTTAAGTGGCTGAACTCATCCTATTGTCCAGTACTCCGCCAGCTTAATTCTGCAGCAatgagagagtattatttCAAGGCAGGACATTCTACCACTCGTTCATCTAGTGCTTCTAATTTGAAGTACAGGAACCCAAAATATCTCTCAATGCTAAATCATCTGAGGTTCTATCTACCTCAAATTTTTCCCGAGTTAGATAAAATTCTATTTCTGGACGATGACATTGTTGTCCAGAAAGATTTGACTGGATTGTGGCTTGTAGATCTTGAGGGAAAAGTCAATGGTGCCGTGGAAACCTGTGTTGAGAATTTTCATCGTTTTGACAAGTACCTTAACTTCTCAAACTCTTTTATCGCTAGAGAATTCGACCCAAATGCATGCGGTTGGGCATATGGAATGAATATATTTGATCTCAAGGAGTGGAAAAAGAGAAATCTCACTGGCGTATATCATACATGGCAGAACTTG AATGAAGATAGGCTGCTTTGGAAGCTGGGTACCTTGCCTCCAGGTTTGATGACATTTTATGGGCTGACATATTCCCTCAATAAGTCTTGGCATGTGCTTGGATTGGGTTACAATCCAAGTATCAACCCATCAGAGATAGAAAATGCAGCTGTTATTCACTATAATGGCAACATGAAACCTTGGATGGAGATGGCAATGACGAAGTATCGCCCCTACTGGACAAAATATATTGACTACGACCATCCTTATCTTCGCCAGTGCAACTTCGTTAAATGA
- the LOC111790050 gene encoding polygalacturonate 4-alpha-galacturonosyltransferase-like isoform X1 encodes MALKKGSVSGFAKHEDEGGNGGIGGYRLVLAVLVALSVLASMPFVVVSGFHSIGEGVISSSPSKGVIDDIPVSTNNTATIGVNSSVNNNFTLSLSLVGNSSVDAISMLSQTTVVSRGTLQVEEDTSLGGYTRTSYFYDKLLALVFRALLLTLMSFTCYRTEFIYLPVFPKAARRIAREERNENQLLELDLDPPNEDTIVKLENANMQASELVDSSITGKYSKWKKENKNKNQDSTIRLMRDQIIMARIYLSISEKKRKLDLVQELQICLKRSRGVLGEANIDAELHYSAPKKIKAMADVLSKARDQLFDCKLVTRKLRAMLLTEEEKVRRLKRQNTFLIQLGVKGIPGGIRCLSLRLTIDYYLLPPERRNFPRSENLEDPRFHHYALSTDNVLAAAVVVNSTVMNAKDSSKHVFHLVTDSLNFGALKMWFLLNPPEEATIHVENLDELKWLNSSYCPVLRQLNSAAMREYYFKAGHSTTRSSSASNLKYRNPKYLSMLNHLRFYLPQIFPELDKILFLDDDIVVQKDLTGLWLVDLEGKVNGAVETCVENFHRFDKYLNFSNSFIAREFDPNACGWAYGMNIFDLKEWKKRNLTGVYHTWQNLNEDRLLWKLGTLPPGLMTFYGLTYSLNKSWHVLGLGYNPSINPSEIENAAVIHYNGNMKPWMEMAMTKYRPYWTKYIDYDHPYLRQCNFVK; translated from the exons ATGGCGCTGAAGAAAGGATCGGTGTCTGGTTTTGCTAAGCACGAGGATGAAGGAGGTAATGGTGGTATCGGAGGATATAGGTTAGTTTTGGCTGTTCTCGTCGCTCTTTCTGTTCTTGCGTCCATGCCTTTTGTCGTCGTCAGCGGCTTCCACAGTATTG GTGAAGGGGTTATTTCAAGTAGTCCAAGCAAAGGG GTAATTGATGATATTCCAGTCAGCACAAACAATACGGCAACTATTGGTGTTAATTCTTCGGTGAACAATAATTTTACCTTATCTTTGAGTTTGGTTGGGAACTCCTCAGTTGATGCGATTTCCATG CTAAGCCAAACGACTGTAGTTTCGAGAGGAACCCTCCAGGTCGAAGAGGACACTTCTTTGGGTGGTTATACTAGGACatcttatttttatgataaacTGCTAGCTCTTGTTTTTCGCGCTCTTTTATTGACGCTGATGTCTTTTACATGTTATCGTACGGAATTCATCTATTTGCCCGTGTTCCCTAAAGCAGCCAGAAGG ATAGcaagagaagaacgaaacgaAAATCAATTGCTGGAGTTGGACTTGGATCCGCCGAATGAAGATACCATTGTAAAACTTGAGAATGCAAATATGCAGGCCTCTGAACTAGTTGACTCCTCAATCACTGGAAAATACAGtaaatggaagaaagaaaacaagaacaagaatcaagATTCTACTATACGTCTAATGCGAGACCAGATTATTATGGCAAGAATATATTTGAGCATttcggaaaagaaaaggaaacttGATTTGGTTCAAGAGCTCCAAATTTGTCTTAAAAGGAGTCGTGGTGTACTAGGAGAGGCAAATATTGATGCTGAGTTGCATTACAG TGCgcccaagaaaataaaagctaTGGCTGATGTTCTTTCAAAGGCGAGAGATCAACTGTTTGATTGCAAGTTGGTGACCAGGAAGCTGAGAGCAATGCTTCTaactgaagaagaaaaggttaGAAGGTTGAAAAGGCAAAATACATTTCTCATTCAATTGGGAGTTAAGGGTATTCCAGGTGGTATTCGCTGCCTGTCCTTGCGCCTCACCATCGATTACTACCTTCTTCCTCCGGAGAGGAGAAATTTCCCTAGAAGTGAAAATTTGGAAGATCCAAGATTCCACCATTATGCTCTCTCCACTGACAACGTCTTGGCTGCCGCAGTAGTTGTGAACTCAACCGTAATGAATGCTAAG GATTCTTCAAAACATGTATTCCACCTGGTAACTGATAGTCTCAATTTTGGAGCATTGAAAATGTGGTTTCTCTTAAATCCTCCTGAAGAGGCTACGATCCACGTTGAAAATTTAGATGAACTTAAGTGGCTGAACTCATCCTATTGTCCAGTACTCCGCCAGCTTAATTCTGCAGCAatgagagagtattatttCAAGGCAGGACATTCTACCACTCGTTCATCTAGTGCTTCTAATTTGAAGTACAGGAACCCAAAATATCTCTCAATGCTAAATCATCTGAGGTTCTATCTACCTCAAATTTTTCCCGAGTTAGATAAAATTCTATTTCTGGACGATGACATTGTTGTCCAGAAAGATTTGACTGGATTGTGGCTTGTAGATCTTGAGGGAAAAGTCAATGGTGCCGTGGAAACCTGTGTTGAGAATTTTCATCGTTTTGACAAGTACCTTAACTTCTCAAACTCTTTTATCGCTAGAGAATTCGACCCAAATGCATGCGGTTGGGCATATGGAATGAATATATTTGATCTCAAGGAGTGGAAAAAGAGAAATCTCACTGGCGTATATCATACATGGCAGAACTTG AATGAAGATAGGCTGCTTTGGAAGCTGGGTACCTTGCCTCCAGGTTTGATGACATTTTATGGGCTGACATATTCCCTCAATAAGTCTTGGCATGTGCTTGGATTGGGTTACAATCCAAGTATCAACCCATCAGAGATAGAAAATGCAGCTGTTATTCACTATAATGGCAACATGAAACCTTGGATGGAGATGGCAATGACGAAGTATCGCCCCTACTGGACAAAATATATTGACTACGACCATCCTTATCTTCGCCAGTGCAACTTCGTTAAATGA
- the LOC111790050 gene encoding polygalacturonate 4-alpha-galacturonosyltransferase-like isoform X4: MALKKGSVSGFAKHEDEGGNGGIGGYRLVLAVLVALSVLASMPFVVVSGFHSIGEGVISSSPSKGVIDDIPVSTNNTATIGVNSSVNNNFTLSLSLVGNSSVDAISMIAREERNENQLLELDLDPPNEDTIVKLENANMQASELVDSSITGKYSKWKKENKNKNQDSTIRLMRDQIIMARIYLSISEKKRKLDLVQELQICLKRSRGVLGEANIDAELHYSAPKKIKAMADVLSKARDQLFDCKLVTRKLRAMLLTEEEKVRRLKRQNTFLIQLGVKGIPGGIRCLSLRLTIDYYLLPPERRNFPRSENLEDPRFHHYALSTDNVLAAAVVVNSTVMNAKDSSKHVFHLVTDSLNFGALKMWFLLNPPEEATIHVENLDELKWLNSSYCPVLRQLNSAAMREYYFKAGHSTTRSSSASNLKYRNPKYLSMLNHLRFYLPQIFPELDKILFLDDDIVVQKDLTGLWLVDLEGKVNGAVETCVENFHRFDKYLNFSNSFIAREFDPNACGWAYGMNIFDLKEWKKRNLTGVYHTWQNLNEDRLLWKLGTLPPGLMTFYGLTYSLNKSWHVLGLGYNPSINPSEIENAAVIHYNGNMKPWMEMAMTKYRPYWTKYIDYDHPYLRQCNFVK, from the exons ATGGCGCTGAAGAAAGGATCGGTGTCTGGTTTTGCTAAGCACGAGGATGAAGGAGGTAATGGTGGTATCGGAGGATATAGGTTAGTTTTGGCTGTTCTCGTCGCTCTTTCTGTTCTTGCGTCCATGCCTTTTGTCGTCGTCAGCGGCTTCCACAGTATTG GTGAAGGGGTTATTTCAAGTAGTCCAAGCAAAGGG GTAATTGATGATATTCCAGTCAGCACAAACAATACGGCAACTATTGGTGTTAATTCTTCGGTGAACAATAATTTTACCTTATCTTTGAGTTTGGTTGGGAACTCCTCAGTTGATGCGATTTCCATG ATAGcaagagaagaacgaaacgaAAATCAATTGCTGGAGTTGGACTTGGATCCGCCGAATGAAGATACCATTGTAAAACTTGAGAATGCAAATATGCAGGCCTCTGAACTAGTTGACTCCTCAATCACTGGAAAATACAGtaaatggaagaaagaaaacaagaacaagaatcaagATTCTACTATACGTCTAATGCGAGACCAGATTATTATGGCAAGAATATATTTGAGCATttcggaaaagaaaaggaaacttGATTTGGTTCAAGAGCTCCAAATTTGTCTTAAAAGGAGTCGTGGTGTACTAGGAGAGGCAAATATTGATGCTGAGTTGCATTACAG TGCgcccaagaaaataaaagctaTGGCTGATGTTCTTTCAAAGGCGAGAGATCAACTGTTTGATTGCAAGTTGGTGACCAGGAAGCTGAGAGCAATGCTTCTaactgaagaagaaaaggttaGAAGGTTGAAAAGGCAAAATACATTTCTCATTCAATTGGGAGTTAAGGGTATTCCAGGTGGTATTCGCTGCCTGTCCTTGCGCCTCACCATCGATTACTACCTTCTTCCTCCGGAGAGGAGAAATTTCCCTAGAAGTGAAAATTTGGAAGATCCAAGATTCCACCATTATGCTCTCTCCACTGACAACGTCTTGGCTGCCGCAGTAGTTGTGAACTCAACCGTAATGAATGCTAAG GATTCTTCAAAACATGTATTCCACCTGGTAACTGATAGTCTCAATTTTGGAGCATTGAAAATGTGGTTTCTCTTAAATCCTCCTGAAGAGGCTACGATCCACGTTGAAAATTTAGATGAACTTAAGTGGCTGAACTCATCCTATTGTCCAGTACTCCGCCAGCTTAATTCTGCAGCAatgagagagtattatttCAAGGCAGGACATTCTACCACTCGTTCATCTAGTGCTTCTAATTTGAAGTACAGGAACCCAAAATATCTCTCAATGCTAAATCATCTGAGGTTCTATCTACCTCAAATTTTTCCCGAGTTAGATAAAATTCTATTTCTGGACGATGACATTGTTGTCCAGAAAGATTTGACTGGATTGTGGCTTGTAGATCTTGAGGGAAAAGTCAATGGTGCCGTGGAAACCTGTGTTGAGAATTTTCATCGTTTTGACAAGTACCTTAACTTCTCAAACTCTTTTATCGCTAGAGAATTCGACCCAAATGCATGCGGTTGGGCATATGGAATGAATATATTTGATCTCAAGGAGTGGAAAAAGAGAAATCTCACTGGCGTATATCATACATGGCAGAACTTG AATGAAGATAGGCTGCTTTGGAAGCTGGGTACCTTGCCTCCAGGTTTGATGACATTTTATGGGCTGACATATTCCCTCAATAAGTCTTGGCATGTGCTTGGATTGGGTTACAATCCAAGTATCAACCCATCAGAGATAGAAAATGCAGCTGTTATTCACTATAATGGCAACATGAAACCTTGGATGGAGATGGCAATGACGAAGTATCGCCCCTACTGGACAAAATATATTGACTACGACCATCCTTATCTTCGCCAGTGCAACTTCGTTAAATGA
- the LOC111790054 gene encoding MADS-box protein SOC1-like gives MVRGKTEMRRIENATSRQVTFSKRRNGLLKKAFELSVLCDAELALIIFSSTGKLYEFASSSLQATVGRYLRHTKATHRLQPPSHQHDLQPVQNEATSLLDEIESLEVSKRKLLGEGLGSSSYEELQQIEKQLERSLAHVKARKYEVYKEQIEQLKEKEKYLAAENAKLAKKCFVQRELRQSSTQVGKISTHLEHSSIFDVETELFIGPPKSRSIK, from the exons ATGGTGAGAGGGAAAACTGAGATGAGGCGAATCGAGAATGCGACGAGTCGTCAAGTTACGTTCTCGAAGCGTCGGAACGGGTTGCTGAAGAAGGCGTTTGAGCTCTCCGTTCTTTGTGATGCTGAACTCGCTCTTatcattttctcttctacTGGAAAGCTTTATGAATTTGCTAGCTCCAG CTTGCAGGCCACGGTGGGGCGATATCTAAGGCATACCAAAGCAACTCATCGTCTTCAACCTCCATCTCATCAACACGACTTACAACCGGTTCAG AATGAGGCTACAAGTCTGTTGGACGAGATCGAGTCACTCGAGGTTTCGAAGAG gaaattgttgggagaagGCTTAGGATCAAGCTCCTATGAAGAACTTCAACAAATAGAAAAGCAGCTAGAGAGGAGCTTGGCTCATGTTAAAGCTAGAAAG TACGAGGTTTACAAGGAACAGATTGAacaactaaaagaaaag GAGAAATATTTGGCGGCTGAAAATGCAAAGCTTGCTAAAAAG TGTTTTGTCCAACGTGAGCTTCGACAATCATCAACTCAAGTTGGTAAAATTTCAACTCATCTAGAGCATAGCTCGATTTTTGACGTAGAAACAGAGCTGTTCATTGGACCTCCCAAGTCCAGATCGATCAAGTGA
- the LOC111790050 gene encoding polygalacturonate 4-alpha-galacturonosyltransferase-like isoform X3, whose amino-acid sequence MALKKGSVSGFAKHEDEGGNGGIGGYRLVLAVLVALSVLASMPFVVVSGFHSIGEGVISSSPSKGVIDDIPVSTNNTATIGVNSSVNNNFTLSLSLVGNSSVDAISMLSQTTVVSRGTLQVEEDTSLGARRIAREERNENQLLELDLDPPNEDTIVKLENANMQASELVDSSITGKYSKWKKENKNKNQDSTIRLMRDQIIMARIYLSISEKKRKLDLVQELQICLKRSRGVLGEANIDAELHYSAPKKIKAMADVLSKARDQLFDCKLVTRKLRAMLLTEEEKVRRLKRQNTFLIQLGVKGIPGGIRCLSLRLTIDYYLLPPERRNFPRSENLEDPRFHHYALSTDNVLAAAVVVNSTVMNAKDSSKHVFHLVTDSLNFGALKMWFLLNPPEEATIHVENLDELKWLNSSYCPVLRQLNSAAMREYYFKAGHSTTRSSSASNLKYRNPKYLSMLNHLRFYLPQIFPELDKILFLDDDIVVQKDLTGLWLVDLEGKVNGAVETCVENFHRFDKYLNFSNSFIAREFDPNACGWAYGMNIFDLKEWKKRNLTGVYHTWQNLNEDRLLWKLGTLPPGLMTFYGLTYSLNKSWHVLGLGYNPSINPSEIENAAVIHYNGNMKPWMEMAMTKYRPYWTKYIDYDHPYLRQCNFVK is encoded by the exons ATGGCGCTGAAGAAAGGATCGGTGTCTGGTTTTGCTAAGCACGAGGATGAAGGAGGTAATGGTGGTATCGGAGGATATAGGTTAGTTTTGGCTGTTCTCGTCGCTCTTTCTGTTCTTGCGTCCATGCCTTTTGTCGTCGTCAGCGGCTTCCACAGTATTG GTGAAGGGGTTATTTCAAGTAGTCCAAGCAAAGGG GTAATTGATGATATTCCAGTCAGCACAAACAATACGGCAACTATTGGTGTTAATTCTTCGGTGAACAATAATTTTACCTTATCTTTGAGTTTGGTTGGGAACTCCTCAGTTGATGCGATTTCCATG CTAAGCCAAACGACTGTAGTTTCGAGAGGAACCCTCCAGGTCGAAGAGGACACTTCTTTGGGTG CCAGAAGG ATAGcaagagaagaacgaaacgaAAATCAATTGCTGGAGTTGGACTTGGATCCGCCGAATGAAGATACCATTGTAAAACTTGAGAATGCAAATATGCAGGCCTCTGAACTAGTTGACTCCTCAATCACTGGAAAATACAGtaaatggaagaaagaaaacaagaacaagaatcaagATTCTACTATACGTCTAATGCGAGACCAGATTATTATGGCAAGAATATATTTGAGCATttcggaaaagaaaaggaaacttGATTTGGTTCAAGAGCTCCAAATTTGTCTTAAAAGGAGTCGTGGTGTACTAGGAGAGGCAAATATTGATGCTGAGTTGCATTACAG TGCgcccaagaaaataaaagctaTGGCTGATGTTCTTTCAAAGGCGAGAGATCAACTGTTTGATTGCAAGTTGGTGACCAGGAAGCTGAGAGCAATGCTTCTaactgaagaagaaaaggttaGAAGGTTGAAAAGGCAAAATACATTTCTCATTCAATTGGGAGTTAAGGGTATTCCAGGTGGTATTCGCTGCCTGTCCTTGCGCCTCACCATCGATTACTACCTTCTTCCTCCGGAGAGGAGAAATTTCCCTAGAAGTGAAAATTTGGAAGATCCAAGATTCCACCATTATGCTCTCTCCACTGACAACGTCTTGGCTGCCGCAGTAGTTGTGAACTCAACCGTAATGAATGCTAAG GATTCTTCAAAACATGTATTCCACCTGGTAACTGATAGTCTCAATTTTGGAGCATTGAAAATGTGGTTTCTCTTAAATCCTCCTGAAGAGGCTACGATCCACGTTGAAAATTTAGATGAACTTAAGTGGCTGAACTCATCCTATTGTCCAGTACTCCGCCAGCTTAATTCTGCAGCAatgagagagtattatttCAAGGCAGGACATTCTACCACTCGTTCATCTAGTGCTTCTAATTTGAAGTACAGGAACCCAAAATATCTCTCAATGCTAAATCATCTGAGGTTCTATCTACCTCAAATTTTTCCCGAGTTAGATAAAATTCTATTTCTGGACGATGACATTGTTGTCCAGAAAGATTTGACTGGATTGTGGCTTGTAGATCTTGAGGGAAAAGTCAATGGTGCCGTGGAAACCTGTGTTGAGAATTTTCATCGTTTTGACAAGTACCTTAACTTCTCAAACTCTTTTATCGCTAGAGAATTCGACCCAAATGCATGCGGTTGGGCATATGGAATGAATATATTTGATCTCAAGGAGTGGAAAAAGAGAAATCTCACTGGCGTATATCATACATGGCAGAACTTG AATGAAGATAGGCTGCTTTGGAAGCTGGGTACCTTGCCTCCAGGTTTGATGACATTTTATGGGCTGACATATTCCCTCAATAAGTCTTGGCATGTGCTTGGATTGGGTTACAATCCAAGTATCAACCCATCAGAGATAGAAAATGCAGCTGTTATTCACTATAATGGCAACATGAAACCTTGGATGGAGATGGCAATGACGAAGTATCGCCCCTACTGGACAAAATATATTGACTACGACCATCCTTATCTTCGCCAGTGCAACTTCGTTAAATGA
- the LOC111790050 gene encoding polygalacturonate 4-alpha-galacturonosyltransferase-like isoform X5, whose translation MLSQTTVVSRGTLQVEEDTSLGGYTRTSYFYDKLLALVFRALLLTLMSFTCYRTEFIYLPVFPKAARRIAREERNENQLLELDLDPPNEDTIVKLENANMQASELVDSSITGKYSKWKKENKNKNQDSTIRLMRDQIIMARIYLSISEKKRKLDLVQELQICLKRSRGVLGEANIDAELHYSAPKKIKAMADVLSKARDQLFDCKLVTRKLRAMLLTEEEKVRRLKRQNTFLIQLGVKGIPGGIRCLSLRLTIDYYLLPPERRNFPRSENLEDPRFHHYALSTDNVLAAAVVVNSTVMNAKDSSKHVFHLVTDSLNFGALKMWFLLNPPEEATIHVENLDELKWLNSSYCPVLRQLNSAAMREYYFKAGHSTTRSSSASNLKYRNPKYLSMLNHLRFYLPQIFPELDKILFLDDDIVVQKDLTGLWLVDLEGKVNGAVETCVENFHRFDKYLNFSNSFIAREFDPNACGWAYGMNIFDLKEWKKRNLTGVYHTWQNLNEDRLLWKLGTLPPGLMTFYGLTYSLNKSWHVLGLGYNPSINPSEIENAAVIHYNGNMKPWMEMAMTKYRPYWTKYIDYDHPYLRQCNFVK comes from the exons ATG CTAAGCCAAACGACTGTAGTTTCGAGAGGAACCCTCCAGGTCGAAGAGGACACTTCTTTGGGTGGTTATACTAGGACatcttatttttatgataaacTGCTAGCTCTTGTTTTTCGCGCTCTTTTATTGACGCTGATGTCTTTTACATGTTATCGTACGGAATTCATCTATTTGCCCGTGTTCCCTAAAGCAGCCAGAAGG ATAGcaagagaagaacgaaacgaAAATCAATTGCTGGAGTTGGACTTGGATCCGCCGAATGAAGATACCATTGTAAAACTTGAGAATGCAAATATGCAGGCCTCTGAACTAGTTGACTCCTCAATCACTGGAAAATACAGtaaatggaagaaagaaaacaagaacaagaatcaagATTCTACTATACGTCTAATGCGAGACCAGATTATTATGGCAAGAATATATTTGAGCATttcggaaaagaaaaggaaacttGATTTGGTTCAAGAGCTCCAAATTTGTCTTAAAAGGAGTCGTGGTGTACTAGGAGAGGCAAATATTGATGCTGAGTTGCATTACAG TGCgcccaagaaaataaaagctaTGGCTGATGTTCTTTCAAAGGCGAGAGATCAACTGTTTGATTGCAAGTTGGTGACCAGGAAGCTGAGAGCAATGCTTCTaactgaagaagaaaaggttaGAAGGTTGAAAAGGCAAAATACATTTCTCATTCAATTGGGAGTTAAGGGTATTCCAGGTGGTATTCGCTGCCTGTCCTTGCGCCTCACCATCGATTACTACCTTCTTCCTCCGGAGAGGAGAAATTTCCCTAGAAGTGAAAATTTGGAAGATCCAAGATTCCACCATTATGCTCTCTCCACTGACAACGTCTTGGCTGCCGCAGTAGTTGTGAACTCAACCGTAATGAATGCTAAG GATTCTTCAAAACATGTATTCCACCTGGTAACTGATAGTCTCAATTTTGGAGCATTGAAAATGTGGTTTCTCTTAAATCCTCCTGAAGAGGCTACGATCCACGTTGAAAATTTAGATGAACTTAAGTGGCTGAACTCATCCTATTGTCCAGTACTCCGCCAGCTTAATTCTGCAGCAatgagagagtattatttCAAGGCAGGACATTCTACCACTCGTTCATCTAGTGCTTCTAATTTGAAGTACAGGAACCCAAAATATCTCTCAATGCTAAATCATCTGAGGTTCTATCTACCTCAAATTTTTCCCGAGTTAGATAAAATTCTATTTCTGGACGATGACATTGTTGTCCAGAAAGATTTGACTGGATTGTGGCTTGTAGATCTTGAGGGAAAAGTCAATGGTGCCGTGGAAACCTGTGTTGAGAATTTTCATCGTTTTGACAAGTACCTTAACTTCTCAAACTCTTTTATCGCTAGAGAATTCGACCCAAATGCATGCGGTTGGGCATATGGAATGAATATATTTGATCTCAAGGAGTGGAAAAAGAGAAATCTCACTGGCGTATATCATACATGGCAGAACTTG AATGAAGATAGGCTGCTTTGGAAGCTGGGTACCTTGCCTCCAGGTTTGATGACATTTTATGGGCTGACATATTCCCTCAATAAGTCTTGGCATGTGCTTGGATTGGGTTACAATCCAAGTATCAACCCATCAGAGATAGAAAATGCAGCTGTTATTCACTATAATGGCAACATGAAACCTTGGATGGAGATGGCAATGACGAAGTATCGCCCCTACTGGACAAAATATATTGACTACGACCATCCTTATCTTCGCCAGTGCAACTTCGTTAAATGA